The following is a genomic window from Janibacter sp. DB-40.
ACCGGCCGGCTCGACCTGCTGATCAACAACGCCGGCGTGATGATGACGCCCCGCGGGGTCACCCAAGACGGCTTCGAGCTGCAGCTCGGCACCAACCATCTCGGCCACTTCGCCCTGACCGGCCTGCTGCTCGACCGGCTCGTCGCCACCCCGGGGTCCCGGGTGGTCACCGTCTCGAGCCTGGCGCACCGCCTCGGGTCCGGGTGGATGAGATTCGAGGACCTGCACAGCGAGCGTTCCTACGACCGGATGGGGGCGTACGCGCAGTCGAAGCTGGCCAACCTCCTCTTCACCCACGAGCTGCAGCGGCGACTCGAGGCGACCGGTGCGGAGACCATCGCGGTGGCGGCACACCCGGGCATCTCGAGCACCGACCTCGGCCGCTACGTGCCCTGGTACGCGCGGCCGGTGGTCTCGGGCTTCACCCTCGCCGCAGGGCACAGCGCGGCGAAGGGGGCGCTGCCCACGCTCCGTGCCGCGACCGATCCCACCGTGGTCGGTGGCGATTACCTCGGTCCGACTGGCTACCGGCAGATGCGGGGACGACCCGGTGTGGTCACCCCGTCCCGTGCCTCGCGGGACCCGGAGGCCATGCGACGACTGTGGGAGATCTCCGAGGAGCTCACCGGCGTCCGGCCGCCGCTCGCCGTGGGTTAAAGCCCCAGGGGGTGTGTTGAGCGCCTCCGGGCCCGGACCCGTAGTCGTGGAGCTGCTCGCCGTGGGCCGGCAGCACCCCGGCGCCCTTGGAGGGGCGGGAGCACCTCGGAGCCTGGGATCGGGGCGCCCGTGGGCATGCCTTCGAGCCCTTCCTTGGGGAAGGGCTGTGGGGCGGGGTCGCTACAGGTGCCAGGTCACGCCGGTGGGGGTGATGCTCGCTCGCAGGTCTCGGGTGTGGACCCTGGTGTGGTGGCGCTCGCACAGCAGGGCGGCGTTGCCGATGTCGCTGGCCCCGCCGCGGGACCACCAGGCCACGTGGTGCGCGTCGCACCACTGCGGGGGCATGGTGCACCCCGGATAGGTGCAGCCGCCGTCACGTAGCCACAGGGCGCGTTTCTGCCCGGGGGTGAACCAGCGCGCCGAGCGGCCCAGGTCCAGGATCTCGCTGTCGCCGCCGAGCACGACCGGGATGATCCCCGCGTCGCAGGCCAGCTTGCGCACCACCGACGGGGCCAGCACCTGCCCGGTGGCGGTCACCCCCGCGCCGTGGGTGCCCTGGTGCAGGTCGTCCAGGCCGATGGTGACCACCACCTGCGCCTTCTCGCACTTCGGCTCCGCGCCCGGGGAGGCGACACCGCGGCGGATGATCTCCACCAGCGCGTCCGCCCGCCGCTGGGTCGCGGGCCGCTCATCCGCCTGACCGTCGGGGCCCTTGACCGGCCCCGACAGCGCGGCCAGGGCCGCGTCGACGACCGCGGCGCCCTCGGGATCGAGCACCACCCGGTACAGCGACATGCCGGCCGGGCCCTGGCTCTTGGTCAACGAGCGGCCGCGCTTGGCGCGACGGTCATCGTCCTCGCTCTCCTTCTCCGGCTTCAGCAACCGACCCGTGCGGGTGATCGCCACCGCCAGCTCCTTCTCGCCCAGCCCCCGCACCCGCTCCCGACGCCGCCCCTCCGGACCGGTGGCGACCACGTCGTCCTTCGCGGCCGCGACCAGGGCGCCCAGGTCCTCCTCAAGCATCTCCTCGTCCGCGACCGGCGCGACCTGCGCATGGAAGCGTGCCAGCTGGTCGGCCTTGCCCAACGGGAGCTCCCCGGCCTCGAAGGCTCCTCTCAGGTCGTTGACGGCATCTGTGGCCTTCAGCGCCGATGGGCCAGCCATCCGGGTGCCGGCCTGCGCGACCCGGACCACCGACGCGGTGTGCCGCACCCCCGGGTCCGGCGCCCGCTGGCCCTCGGCGCGGGTGACCCAGTCCGCCGGCGACCACGACGACTCCCCCGGCAACCCCCGCGCCAAGCCCTCGCGGACCAGGTCCACCTCGGCGACCTCCAACAGGGCACGTGCCTGCCCGACCACCGCCAACGCATCCGTGACCTCCGCATCCCCCAGACGCCACAACTCACCGCCACCACCAGCGCCCTGCGTCAACGACCGCAGCGCGTCACGCAGGCCGGGAGCAGTCCCGTAGCCCTCGTCCCACTGCGCTGTCATCGCCATGAAGAGACTCTGCCAGCGACCACCGACAACCCAGCCCGGGGCATGGTTTCGAGGCTCGCTCGCTACGCGAACTCACACCTCAACCACCACTGTCGGGACTCGCTATGCACACCTCAACCACCGGGTGTCGAAGGGCCAGTCCACAGGTGTGCGCACGCCCACCTGTGGACGGCATGCCAGTACCCGTACCGGCCGGCCGCTCCTCGCACGCATGAGCCGCGCTGCCGCGGGTAGGGCGACCACAACGACCCCCCCAACACGGAAGAAGCGAGATGAAACTGCAGGCACTCCGCAAGGTCTACGACGCGGAAGGACCCTTCGCCACCGTCTACCTGGAGGCGCGCTCGCCCGGCGAGGACGCACGCAAGCAGGTGCGGCTGCGCTGGGACGCCCTGCGTGGGCAGCTGGAGGACGCGGACGCACCGGAGGGCGTGGTGACCGCGCTCGACGAGGCGCTCCAGGAGGAGCAGAGCGGGGAGGTCCAGGCCGACGGTCGTGTCCTCGTCGCCGACCCGACGGGTGTGCTCCTCAACGAGCCGTGGGACGCCGCACTCGGCGCCGGCGACGCCGCCCACTTCGCCGGACAGCCCGAGCTGGGCGCCTACGTCCGGGAGTGGGCGCACTCGGTGCGGCTGCTGGTGGCGATCGTGGATCAGAACCGCGCCGTGGTCCGGCGTGAGGTCGCTGTCGCCGATCGCGAGCACCCTGCCGGCCCCGAGGAGGTCGTGGAGCCGGACACCGTCGAGTCCGTCCACAAGCCGCGCGGGCAGGCACTGTCCCACAAGCAGATCCAGCGTCGGGCGCACGAGACGGTCGAGCAGAACGCCCGGGAGATCGCCGAGCACCTCCAGTCGGTGGCCAAGCACTGGACACCGGACGTGCTGGTCCTGGCCGGCGAGGTGCAGGGCAGGACCGCGGTGCAGGAGGCGCTGCCCGAGGCACTCGCTCGGATCTGCCACCAGACCGACAGCGGAGGGACCGTCGACGAGGCGGCCGAGGAGGCACTCACCGCCGCGCTGCGCGAGCTGGCCAGCGACGTCGCGGCTGAGCGCGACCACCACCACCGTGAACGATTCGAGGAGGCCAAGGCGCACGACCGGGCGGTCGAGGGCTCGCGGGCCGTCGCTCAGGCCGCCGAGGCCGGCGCCGTCGACACCATCTTCTTCGGTGACGGCGAGGCCCCCTCGGGTGACGGAGAGTTGCTCGCCGCCTGTGCCCGGACGGATGCCGACGCCGAGGTGCTGGACGGCTCCGTCACCGATGGAGTCGCCGCGGTGCTGCGATTCGAGGCGCCCGTCAGTTGAGCCGTTCGCCGCTGTCGGCGTGGAAGACGTGCAGGTGCTCGGGGGCGGGCCGGACGCGTAGCGTGTCCCCGCGCATCGGCGGGCGTCGCCCGTCCACGCGCGCCACGAAGGGCTTCGTCTCCCCGTCCGAGCCGATGATGTCGATGTCCTCACCCATGGGGGTGGTGTGCACGTAGGCATCGGCGCCGAGCTCCTCGACGAGGTCGACCCGGAGGGGGAACCCGTCGTCGCTCGCGACCAGGTCCTCCGGACGGAGGCCGATGACGACGTGCGAGCCCGCGTCGGCGAGCACGTCGCGCGGGACCTCGAGCCGGTGGTCACCGAAGGTGACCCCGCCGTCGACGACCGGGACCTTCACGAGGTTCATGGCCGGGGAGCCGATGAAGCCGGCGACGAAGACGTTCGCCGGGCGGTCGTAGGTCTCCCGGGCCGTGGCGCACTGCTGCAGGTGGCCGTCCTTGAGCACCGCGATGCGGTCGCCCATCGTCATCGCCTCGGTCTGGTCGTGCGTGACGTACACGGTCGTCACCCCCAGGCGGCGCTGCAGCGAGGCGATCTGGGTACGGGTCTGCACGCGCAGCTTGGCGTCGAGGTTCGACAGCGGCTCGTCCATGAGGAAGACCTGCGGCTGCCGGACGATGGCGCGTCCCATGGCCACCCGCTGGCGCTGGCCACCGGAGAGGGCCTTCGGCTTGCGGTCGAGGTACTCGGTCAGGTCGAGGACCTTGGCCGCCTCGTCGATGCGCTTGGCGATGTCGGCCTTGTCGTTGCCGGCGATCTTCAGCGCGAAGGCCATGTTGTCGGCCACTGACATGTGCGGGTACAGCGCGTAGTTCTGGAAGACCATCGCGATGTCGCGTTCCTTCGGCGATGCCCCGGTGACGTCCGTGTCGCCGATGAGGATGCGCCCGCTCGTCACCTCCTCGAGGCCGGCGAGCATCCGCAGCGAGGTCGACTTGCCGCACCCGGACGGGCCGACGAGCACGAGGAACTCCCCGTCCGCGATGTCGATGTCCAGGGCGTCCACCGCGGGCGTCGGGTGCCCCGGGTAGGTCCGGGTGGCGCCGTCATAGGTCACCGTTGCCATGATCTCTCCTTCACCGGCGCTGGGCGCCGAACCGTTGTTCGGGGTGGGGGCGTGGGTGGTTGGGGACAGGGGCGCGAAGGGGGCGGGGCCGGCCGGTCATCGCAGCAGCTCCTCGGCGAGGGCGAAGTCGCAGAGGAGCCCGGTGACCAGGCCCCCTTCGACGGCTGCACGCACGGCGGTGGCCCGCTCGGAGCCGGAGCACACGGCGATGACCTCCGGGATGGCCACGAGCTCGGCGACGGACACCGAGATCAGCCGGTCGGCCAGCGGTGAGGTGACGCTGCGCCCGTGCGCGTCGAAGAGGACGCCGGCGATCTCGCCGACGACACCCGCCTCACGGACCTTCCGGCGCTCCTGCGCCGAGACGGCGTCGTGGATCGTCGAGGTGCCCGCACCCCACGCGCCGAGGCCGACGACGGCGTGGGTCACCCGGGACCGGTCGGCGATGGCGGTGCGGACCTCGCTCTGCCGCAGCACCGCACGGGCCGCGGCGGCATCCTCGAGGACGAAGGGGGCGAAGAAGAGCGTGGCCCGTCCGCCGGTGACCCGGGCGCTCTCCCGGGCGATGGAGACGGCGCTGGAGTCGACGCCGGGCACCTGCAGGGCGCCGGTCAGCTGGACGACGTCGACCGGGGGCAGGTCGTGCAGCAGGCCGGGCAGGACGCTGACCGTGCGCGACCACGGGAGTCCGAGCACGTCGCCCTCGCGCAACAGCTCTTGCAGCAGATCGGCGGCGAGCCGCGCCAGGGCCTCGCGCACGGCAGGAGCAGCGGCCGGTGTGGGCCCCGGCGTGACCAGCACGTGCTCGAGCCCCAGGTGGTCGCGCAGACGGGCAGAGGTCTCGGTGTCGAGGCTGTCCGGCGGCGTGATGCTGATCTGCACGATGCCCGCGCCCAGGGCGAGGTCGATGAGCCGGGCGACCTTGAAGCGGCTGATCCCCAGGGTCTCGGCGATGTCGGTCTTGGCCTCGCCCAGCACGTAGTGGCGCCGGGCGACCTCGGTCGCCAGGACGAGCTCCCTCGGCCCCGGACCGCCCTCGGTCGGGACCCTGCCGGTGGTTGACACACGAGCAGCATAAGCCCTTTACTCATATGAGCAACACCCCCGCTCATGTGAGCATCGGTGGATCGATGGTGACCACGCCGGCGGCGGTACCTCGTGCAACGGAGGACGAATCGTGCGACAGAGAGCCGGACGAGCACTGTGTGCCACGGCGGCGGCCACGCTGGCCCTCACGGCCTGCACCGCGGGCTGGGGCGGAGGCGCTCCCGAGGGCGGCAGCGGCAGCATCAACGTGCTCATGGTCAACAACCCCCAGATGGTCGACCTGCAGCGGCTGACCAGGGAGCACTTCACCGAGGACACCGGCATCACCGTCAACTTCACGGTCCTGCCGGAGAACGACGTCCGCGGCAAGATCAGCCAGGAGTTCTCCAGCCAGGCAGGCCAGTACGACGTCGCCTCGCTGAGCAACTTCGAGGTCCCGATCTACGCCCGGGCCGGGTGGATCGCACCCCTCGACGAGTACGCCGAGCAGGACAGCGAGTTCGACCAGGACGACATCCTCGACTCGATGGAGAGCTCGCTCTCGCAGGACGGCTCGATCTACGCCGAGCCGTTCTACGGCGAGTCCTCCTTCCTCATGTACCGCAAGGACGTCCTCGCCGAGCACGACCTGACCATGCCCGACGAGCCGACGTGGGACGAGGTCGCGGAGGTGGCCGCCACCGTCGACGAGAACGAGCCGGGGATGGCCGGCATCTGCCTGCGCGGCCTGCCCGGGTGGGGCCAGGTCCTCGCGCCGCTGACGACGGTGGTCAACACCTACGGCGGTACCTGGTTCGACGAGGACTGGGACGCGCGCGTCGCCTCCCCGGAGTTCACCGAGGCCGTGCAGTTCTACGTCGACCTCGTCCGCGACCACGGTGAGCGCGGCGCGCCCCAGGCCGGCTTCGCCGAGTGCCTCAACAGCCTCGTGCAGGGGGAGTCGGCCATGTGGTACGACGCCACCTCGGCCGCGGGGCTCATCGAGGCCGAGGGCTCGCCGCACCGGGGCAAGTTCGGCTACGCGGCGGCACCGACCGTCGAGACGGACAGCTCGGGCTGGCTCTACGCGTGGGTGTGGAGCATGCAGTCGGCAAGCACGAAGAAGGACAAGGCCTGGGAGTTCATCTCGTGGGCGTCGAGCAAGGAGTACGAGGAGCTCGTTGGCTCCGAGCTCGGCTGGTCGCGGGTCCCCTCGGGCAAGCGCGCGTCCACCTACGAGAACGAGGACTACCTGGCCGAGGCCGGTGACTTCGCGGGACCGACCCTCGAGGCGCTCCAGGCGACCGATCCCCTGGACCCGGGCGTGCAGCCGCGCCCGGCGCCCGGCGTGCAGTTCGTCGGCATCCCGGAGTTCCCGTCCCTGGGGACGCAGGTCTCCCGGGAGATCAGCGCGGCGATCGCCGGCCAGCAGAGCGTGGAGGACGCACTCGAGCGCGGGCAGGAGCTCACCGACGACGTCGGCGCCCTGTATCGCGAGGGCAAGGGAGGGAGGCAGCCATGAGCGTCATGACCCGGACCGAAGGGGGCCGCGCCCCTGACGAGACCACGGGGCCCGATCCCCGGTCCAGCTCGATGGCCAGGGCGGGACGGTGGGCCCGACGGGCGCCGCTGCTTCCGGCGCTGATTTTCACGATCGTGGTCACCCAGCTGCCCTTCGCGGCGGCCGTGGTCATCTCGCTGATGAACTGGAATGCCTACTACCCCGACAACCGGGGGTTCGCGGGCTTCGGCAACTTCGCCAGCATCTTCACCGACTCCAACGCCCGCTCGGCGGTCCTCGTCACCATCCTGCTGACCGCCTCGGTGGTCCTCGTCAGCCTCGCCCTGGGGCTGGGCATCGCGATCCTGCTCGACCGGCCCTTCCGCGGTCGGGGGGTGGTGCGCACGATGATGATCACCCCCTTCCTCGTCGTGCCGGTGGCCGCGGCCCTGCTGTGGAAGCACGCCCTCTACAACCCGGAGTACGGGCTGCTCAACGGGATGCTCACGTGGGTCTTCGGGGACAACGCGCCGCAACCGGACTGGATCAGCGAGAACCCACTCGTCTCGATCATCGTCGCGCTCGTGTGGCAGTGGACCCCCTTCATGATGCTCATCCTGCTGGCGGGCCTGCAGAGCCGGCCGCTCGACGTCATCGAGGCGGCCCGCCTGGACGGCGCCAGCTCGTGGCAGATCTTCCGGTACATGACGCTGCCGCACCTGCGTCGCTACATCGAGCTGGCCGGCCTGCTCGGCGCGATCTACGTCGTGCAGAACTTCGACCACGTCTTCACCATCACCGCCGGCGGGCTCGGCACCGCCAACCTGCCGTACTTCATCTACGAGACCTTCTACCTCGCGCAGGACTACGGACGGGCATCCGCCGCGGGCGTGGTCACCGTCATCGGCACGCTGATCGTCGCGATCCTCGCGCTGCGCACGGTCTTCAGCATCTTCAAGGAGGAGACGTCGTGACCGCTGCACCCCAGATCGAGAAGTCCAGACGGCCAGGGCTCGCGGGCCTGCTCACGGCGGCCGCGTGGGTGTGCGGCATCCTCTTCGCCCTCCCGGTCCTGTGGATGGTGCTGACCTCCTTCCACAGCGAGCCGGACGCGGCCACCAACCCCCCGAGCCTCTTCGCGCCGCTCAGCCTCGAGGGGTACCGCTCCTTCCTCGACGCCGGGCCGTGGCCGCCGCTGCTGAACTCGATGACGGCCAGCATCGTCTCGACGATCCTCGTCATCCTGCTCGCCTTCCCCGCGGCATACGCCCTCTCGATCAAGCCGGTGGAGAAGTGGACGGACGTCATGTTCTTCTTCCTCTCCACGAAGATGCTGCCGATCGTTGCCGCGATCATGCCGCTGTACCTCTTCGCGCAGCAGCTCCAGGTGCTCGACAACATCTGGTTCCTCGTCGTCCTCTACACGGCGATGAACCTGCCGATCGCGGTGTGGATGCTGCGTTCCTTCCTCGCGGAGGTGCCCACGGAGATGCTCGAGGCGGCCCAGGTCGACGGTGCCGGCCTCATCCGCACCCTCGTGTCGGTCGTCGCGCCCGTCGTGGCGCCGGGGATCGCGGCGGCCTCGCTCATCTGCTTCATCTTCAGCTGGAACGAGCTGCTCCTCGCCCGGGTGCTCACGAGCACGGTGGCCCAGACCGCCCCGGTCTTCCTCACCGGCTTCGTCACCAGCCAGGGCCTCTTCCTCGCCAAGGTCTGTGCGGCGTCCTTCGTCGTCTCCGTGCCCGTGCTCGTGGCCGGCTTCGCCGCGCAGGACAAGCTGGTGCAGGGCCTGTCGATGGGAGCCGTCAAGTGAGCCGAGCGCTGGTCGACCTCACCGCCGACGAAGGGGGCCTCACCGGCCTGGACGAGCGGGTCGCCGCCCCCGGTTACGACCGCACGTCGCTGCGGACGGGGATCGTCCACTTCGGGATCGGTGGCTTCCACCGGGCGCACCTCGCGGCCTACCTCGACCGGCTCATGGAGTCGGGAGAAGCCTCGGACTGGGCCCTCACCGGGGTGGGGGTGCTGCCGCACGACCGCGCGATCGTGGAGACCCTCGCCGCGCAGGACGGGCGGTACACCCTCGTCGTCAAGCACCCCGACGGCCGCCTGGAGCCGCGCATCATCGGGTCCGTCCGCGAGGCGCTGCTCGCGCCGGACGATCCCGAGGCGGTGCTCGACCGACTGACCGACCCCGCGGTGCGCATCGTGTCGTTGACGATCACGGAGGGCGGGTACCTCGTCAACCAGGTCACCGGCGAGCTCGACGCCGACGCGGAGTCGATCCGGGCGGACCTCGTCCCGGGGGCCACGCCGAGCTCCGTCTTCGGGTACGTCGTCGAGGGGCTGCGCCGGCGCCGCTCCGCCGGCACCGCCCCCTTCGCCGTGATGTCCTGCGACAACCTCCCGGGCAACGGTGACGTGGCCCGGCGGATGATCACCGCCTTCACCCGGCTGACCGATCCCGACCTCGCCGACTGGATCGAGCGGGAGGTGGCCTTCCCCAACGCGATGGTCGACCGGATCACCCCGGTCACCTCGCCGGAGGACGTCGCCACGCTCGAGCGCGAGTTCGGCGTCCGGGACGGGTGGCCCGTCGTCTGCGAGCCCTTCACGCAGTGGGTCCTCGAGGACGAGTTCCCGCTGGGCCGCCCGCCGCTGGAGCAGGTCGGTGTCCAGCTCGTCGAGGACGTCGTGCCCTACGAGCTGATGAAGCTGCGGCTGCTCAACGCCAGCCACCAGGCGCTCTGCTACCTCGGCCACCTCGCCGGCCACCGCTACGCGCACGAGGTGCTGGGGGAGGAGATTTTCCGCCGCTTCCTCCACGGCTACATGGTCCGCGAGGGGATGCCGACGCTGCCCGAGGTCGCCGGGGTGGATCTCGAGGAGTACGCCCGCACGCTCATCGAGCGCTTCGCCAACCCCGAGATCCGCGACACCCTCGCCCGGCTCTGCGCCGAGAGCAGCGACCGGATCCCCAAGTGGCTGGTGCCGGTGATCCGCGCGAACCTCGCCGCCGGCGGGGAGATCGAGCTGTCCGCGCTCGTCGTCGCGTCCTGGGCCCGGTACGCGGAAGGGGTGGACGAGCAGGGGCACCCGATCGAGGTCGTCGACCGGATCCGGGAGCGGGTCATGGCCGCGGCCGCACGGCAGGAGGAGGACGAGCTCGCCTTCCTGCGCGACCCCGATCTCTTCGGCGACCTCGTCGTGGACGAGCGCTTCACCAGCGCCTACCGGCGGGCCCTCGCGAGCCTGCACGAGGTCGGTGCCCGGGCCACCGTCGAGCGATGGGTTGAGCGGGTCGGTGCCTGACCGTCCGTCGCGGCCCGCGGTGGCCGAAGTCGGCCTCCCGCGCCAGACTGGCCGTCGAGCCCCGATCAGGAGGTCCGCGTGAGTGCACGCCCGCTCGTTGCCGGTGTCGACTCCTCGACGCAGTCGACCAAGGTCGTCGTCCACGACGCCGAGACCGGAGCCGTCGTGCGCTCCGGCCGCGCCGGTCACCCCGACGGCACCGAGGTCCATCCCGACCGGTGGTGGGAGGCCTACGGGGCGGCGAGCGAAGGGGGTCTGCTCGAGGGCGTCTCGGCGATCGCCGTCGGTGGCCAGCAGCACGGTCTGGTCACCAGTGACGCCTCCGGGGCGGTCGTGCGCGACGCCCTGCTGTGGAACGACAACCGCTCGGCCGACGCGGCGGTGGACCTCGTGCGCGAGCTCGGTGGCCAGGACGCCTGGGTGGACGCCGTCGGCAGCGTGCCCGTGGCCAGCTTCACCGTGACGAAGCTGCGCTGGATGGCATGGCACGAGCCGGAGCTGGCCGCCCGGGTCGCTCGGGTGGAGCTGCCGCACGACTGGATCACCTCACGCCTGCTCGACGGCGGCGAGCGGGTGGCCGACGCGGTGACCGACCGTGGCGATGCGAGCGGGACCGGCTACTGGTCACCCGCGAGCGGCGAGTACCGCACCGACCTCCTCGAGCTCGCGCTCGGGCGGGTGCCCGACCTGCCCACGGTGCTCGGGCCGCACGCTGCCGCGGGCCGGACCGCCGCCGGCCTGGTCGTCGGTCCGGGGACCGGCGACAACATGGGCGCCGCCCTCGGGCTGGGGCTGCTCGAGGGCGACGCCGTGGTCTCGCTCGGCACGAGCGGCACGGCCTTCGCCGTCCACGCCGAGGCGGTCCGTGACCCCTCCGGTGACGTCGCCGGGTTCGCCGACGCGACCGGCCTCCACCTGCCGCTGGTGTGCACGCTCAACGCGGCCCGGGTCATCACCTCCGCCGCCCAGATGCTCGGGGTGGACGTCGCCGAGCTCGACCGGCTGGCGCTCGCCGCGCGTCCCGGCGCCGAGGGGCTGGCGCTCCTGCCCTACCTCGACGGGGAACGCACCCCGACGCTGCCGCACGCCAGCGGTACCCTGGCCGGGCTGCGGCGGGACAACATGACCCCGGAGAACCTCGCCCGGGCCGCCTACGAGGGGATGCTGTGCAACGTCGGCGCGGGCCTGGACGCGCTGCGGGCGCACGGCGTCGAGGTGCGCCGGGTCTTCCTCATCGGTGGTGCGTCGATCTCCACCGCCGTGCAGGCGATCGCCCCGGACGTCTTCGGCGCCCGGGTCGTCGTGCCGGTGGCCGGGGAGTACGTCGGACGGGGGCCGCCCGGCAGGCCGCGTGGGTGCTCTCCGGTGAGGAGCAGCCCCCGCAGTGGGAGATCGAGGTGGACTCGGTCGCCGACCCGGACGGCGCTGCCGACGGCGAGGCCGTGCGCGGTCAGTACGCCGAGCTGCTGCGGGCCACCCACGGCATCTGACGCCGCCGCGGCCCGGGGAGTCAGCGTGCCGGGTCCACGATCGTCATCCCCGCGACGGTCGCCCGGTCGAAGCCGGGCAGCAGTGCCGCCGCCTCCTCGAGGCCGATGGTCCGCTCGACGAGCCGCTGCGGCCGGAGCGCCCCGGACTCGATGAGCGCGAGCATGCCCGGGTAGTCGACCGCCGCCATGCCGTGGCTGCCGAGCAGGTCGAGCTCCCAGCCGATGACCCGCGCCATCGGCACCCGCGGGTGGCCCTCGACCGGCGGCAGCAGGCCGATCTGCACGTGGCGGCCACGACGACGCAGGCTGTGGATGGCGTCGGCGCAGGTCTGCTCGCTGCCCACGGCGTCGACGGCGACGTGGCTGCCGCCGCCGGTCAGCCCGGCCACGGCTTCCCCGATGTCGCGGCCGTCCGCGAGGAGGGTGTGGTCGGCGCCCAGCTCGGTGGCCACGGCGAGGGCCTGCGGGTTCCGGTCGACCGCGACCACCCGGGCGCCGAGCGCGCGGGCGATCATCACCGCGCTCAGCCCGACGCCGCCGGCACCGACGACGGTGACCCATTCCCCCTTCGTCAGTGCGGCCCGGGCGACCAGCGCCCGGTATGCCGTGGCGAAGCGGCACCCCAGGCTCGCCGCCGTCGTGAAGTCCACGCTCTCGGGGAGGCGGACGAGGTTGGTGTCGGCCGCGTGCAGCGCCACGTACTCGGCGAAGGAGCCCCAGTGCGTGAATCCCGGCTGCTCCTGGTCCGGGCAGACCTGCGCCTCGCCCGCGGCGCACCACGAGCACCGCCCGCAGCCGCAGACGAAGGGGACGGTGACCCGGTCCCCGACCTGCCACCGACGGACACCGGCGCCGACCTCGGTCACCACCCCGGCGAGCTCATGACCGGGGACGTGGGGCCAGGCGATGTCGTCGTGTCCCGCCCACGCGTGCCAGTCGCTGCGGCACAGTCCGGTCGCCCTCACTTCCACCACGACCCCACCCTCCGGAGCGAAGGGGGGCGCCACCTCCCGCACCTCGGGCTGGGCTCGGACGGCATCGATGACCACGGCTCGCACACGGTCATCCTCTCAACCGCGTCCCGGCGGCGGACGGGGCACTAGCGTGTGCGCCATGACGACCCCCGCGGACTCGATGCCCACCCCCGCCGGTCGCGGCCGAGCGCGGCAGAACGCGATCTACCGCCCCGGCGCGCTCGGCATCGCACCGACCGTCCCCACCGACGTCACCGAGCTCGAGCGGCGGGCGAAGCGCGCGATGAGCCGCAAGGCATGGGCCTATGTCGCGGGTGGAGCGGGCACGGGGGCGACGGTGCGGGCCAACCGCGACGCCTTCGACCGCTGGCAGGCCGTCCCGCGGATGCTGCACGGGACCACCCGGCGCGACCTGTCCACCCGGGTCCTCGACACCCCGATGGACGCACCCCTGATGCTCGCGCCCGTCGGGGCCGCCGGGCTCGTCGTCGAGGACGCCGACGTGCGGGTCGCCGAGGGTGCGCACGCCAGCGGCATCCCCTACGTCTTCTCCTGCCAGGGCAGTGCCCCGATGGAGATGACGGCGCGGGCGATGGCCGGGACCCCCTTCTGGTACCAGCTCTACTGGTCGACGGACGAGGGCCTCGTCGACTCGATGATCGAGCGCGCCGAGGCGGCCGGTGCGCAGGCGCTCGTCGTCACCCTCGACACCACCATGCTCGGGTGGCGCACCCAGGACCTCGATCTGGGCAGCCTGCCCTTCGCCCGGGGGCAGGGGATCGCGCA
Proteins encoded in this region:
- a CDS encoding zinc-dependent alcohol dehydrogenase family protein: MRAVVIDAVRAQPEVREVAPPFAPEGGVVVEVRATGLCRSDWHAWAGHDDIAWPHVPGHELAGVVTEVGAGVRRWQVGDRVTVPFVCGCGRCSWCAAGEAQVCPDQEQPGFTHWGSFAEYVALHAADTNLVRLPESVDFTTAASLGCRFATAYRALVARAALTKGEWVTVVGAGGVGLSAVMIARALGARVVAVDRNPQALAVATELGADHTLLADGRDIGEAVAGLTGGGSHVAVDAVGSEQTCADAIHSLRRRGRHVQIGLLPPVEGHPRVPMARVIGWELDLLGSHGMAAVDYPGMLALIESGALRPQRLVERTIGLEEAAALLPGFDRATVAGMTIVDPAR
- a CDS encoding sugar ABC transporter permease produces the protein MARAGRWARRAPLLPALIFTIVVTQLPFAAAVVISLMNWNAYYPDNRGFAGFGNFASIFTDSNARSAVLVTILLTASVVLVSLALGLGIAILLDRPFRGRGVVRTMMITPFLVVPVAAALLWKHALYNPEYGLLNGMLTWVFGDNAPQPDWISENPLVSIIVALVWQWTPFMMLILLAGLQSRPLDVIEAARLDGASSWQIFRYMTLPHLRRYIELAGLLGAIYVVQNFDHVFTITAGGLGTANLPYFIYETFYLAQDYGRASAAGVVTVIGTLIVAILALRTVFSIFKEETS
- a CDS encoding mannitol dehydrogenase family protein; this encodes MDERVAAPGYDRTSLRTGIVHFGIGGFHRAHLAAYLDRLMESGEASDWALTGVGVLPHDRAIVETLAAQDGRYTLVVKHPDGRLEPRIIGSVREALLAPDDPEAVLDRLTDPAVRIVSLTITEGGYLVNQVTGELDADAESIRADLVPGATPSSVFGYVVEGLRRRRSAGTAPFAVMSCDNLPGNGDVARRMITAFTRLTDPDLADWIEREVAFPNAMVDRITPVTSPEDVATLEREFGVRDGWPVVCEPFTQWVLEDEFPLGRPPLEQVGVQLVEDVVPYELMKLRLLNASHQALCYLGHLAGHRYAHEVLGEEIFRRFLHGYMVREGMPTLPEVAGVDLEEYARTLIERFANPEIRDTLARLCAESSDRIPKWLVPVIRANLAAGGEIELSALVVASWARYAEGVDEQGHPIEVVDRIRERVMAAAARQEEDELAFLRDPDLFGDLVVDERFTSAYRRALASLHEVGARATVERWVERVGA
- a CDS encoding carbohydrate ABC transporter permease; its protein translation is MTAAPQIEKSRRPGLAGLLTAAAWVCGILFALPVLWMVLTSFHSEPDAATNPPSLFAPLSLEGYRSFLDAGPWPPLLNSMTASIVSTILVILLAFPAAYALSIKPVEKWTDVMFFFLSTKMLPIVAAIMPLYLFAQQLQVLDNIWFLVVLYTAMNLPIAVWMLRSFLAEVPTEMLEAAQVDGAGLIRTLVSVVAPVVAPGIAAASLICFIFSWNELLLARVLTSTVAQTAPVFLTGFVTSQGLFLAKVCAASFVVSVPVLVAGFAAQDKLVQGLSMGAVK